Proteins encoded within one genomic window of Neorhizobium galegae bv. orientalis str. HAMBI 540:
- a CDS encoding glycosyltransferase: MRVAIIHYWLVGMRGGEKVLEALCRIYPGADIFTHVYDPAVISAEIRKHRIQTTFIDSLPYAKRMYKKYLPLMPMALEQLDLSGYDLVISSESGPSKGVIPTSPAIHICYCHSPMRYIWNMYNKYYETSGRLTRMMMPPLAHYLRTWDVAAASRVDEFIANSTTVAQRVKSYYRRDAQIIHPPVDTQAFRPVATRDLEDYYLMAGELVSYKRPDLAVEAFNQMKAKLVVIGGGEMLARLRKIAGPTVTIMGAQPFDVLQHHYARCRALVFPGEEDFGIVPVEAMASGRPVIAYGRGGATETVVAGKTGVFFPIQSVEAVIDAVERLDKMDLNPADAVARAQDFRTSVFIDKFRSYANHLTGQGPIWDDVRIA; this comes from the coding sequence ATGCGGGTGGCAATCATCCATTACTGGTTGGTCGGAATGCGGGGCGGTGAAAAGGTCCTGGAGGCGCTCTGCCGGATTTATCCAGGCGCCGATATCTTTACCCATGTGTATGATCCTGCTGTAATTTCAGCGGAAATCCGGAAGCATCGCATCCAGACGACCTTCATCGATTCCTTGCCCTACGCGAAGCGGATGTACAAAAAATATCTGCCGCTGATGCCCATGGCCTTGGAGCAACTGGACCTCAGCGGGTATGACCTCGTCATTAGTAGCGAGTCGGGACCCTCAAAAGGAGTAATACCTACCTCGCCGGCTATCCATATTTGTTACTGTCATTCGCCGATGCGATACATTTGGAACATGTACAATAAGTACTATGAGACCTCCGGCAGGTTGACGCGAATGATGATGCCGCCGCTGGCCCATTATTTGCGGACCTGGGATGTCGCGGCAGCCAGCCGTGTCGATGAATTCATCGCCAATTCCACGACGGTGGCGCAGCGGGTGAAGAGCTATTACCGCAGGGATGCGCAGATTATCCATCCGCCCGTCGATACCCAGGCTTTTCGACCGGTCGCCACCCGCGATCTCGAGGATTATTATCTGATGGCCGGGGAACTGGTGAGCTACAAACGCCCGGATCTTGCCGTGGAAGCGTTCAACCAGATGAAGGCGAAGCTGGTGGTCATCGGTGGCGGCGAAATGCTGGCTCGCCTGCGCAAGATCGCTGGACCGACCGTGACGATCATGGGTGCCCAACCATTCGACGTCCTTCAGCACCACTACGCACGCTGCAGGGCACTCGTATTTCCGGGCGAGGAAGATTTCGGCATCGTGCCTGTTGAAGCGATGGCAAGCGGTCGCCCTGTCATCGCCTATGGACGGGGCGGAGCGACGGAAACCGTCGTCGCCGGCAAGACCGGTGTATTTTTTCCCATCCAGTCGGTCGAGGCCGTCATTGATGCCGTGGAGCGTCTCGATAAAATGGATCTCAATCCCGCCGATGCCGTGGCGCGGGCGCAGGATTTCAGGACGTCGGTTTTCATCGACAAATTCCGATCCTACGCCAATCATCTCACCGGGCAGGGACCGATCTGGGATGACGTGCGAATAGCGTAA
- a CDS encoding sugar transferase, whose protein sequence is MNDMNVSGNLNAMNGTHLQAPEQFAFPRIGNEASHRLSVYLKRALDTVISLIALIVLMPMIVMLIALLYAVQGRPIFVGHRRIGKNGVMFPCLKFRTMVPNADEALLRHLSANPSDGAEWAATRKLKNDPRITPLGALLRKSSADEIPQLLNVVLGQMSIVGPRPIVSSEAEFYGRHFVDYIRVRPGLTGLWQISGRNDISYNARVELDMRYVREQSIWGDIVIMAKTVPAVLRAHGSY, encoded by the coding sequence ATGAATGACATGAATGTCAGTGGTAATTTGAATGCGATGAACGGCACGCATCTTCAGGCACCCGAACAATTCGCTTTCCCGAGGATCGGAAACGAGGCCTCTCATCGTCTCTCGGTCTATCTGAAACGGGCTCTCGACACGGTCATTTCCCTTATCGCCCTTATCGTTCTCATGCCGATGATCGTGATGCTGATCGCCCTGCTTTATGCCGTTCAGGGTCGCCCGATCTTCGTCGGGCACCGCCGGATTGGCAAGAATGGGGTGATGTTCCCCTGTCTCAAGTTCAGGACAATGGTCCCCAATGCCGACGAGGCCCTGCTTCGGCATCTCTCCGCCAATCCGTCGGACGGGGCGGAATGGGCCGCCACGCGCAAACTGAAGAACGACCCCAGGATTACGCCGCTCGGCGCCTTGCTGCGCAAGAGCAGCGCCGACGAGATACCACAGCTCCTGAACGTCGTATTGGGGCAGATGAGCATCGTCGGCCCGCGCCCGATCGTATCGAGCGAGGCGGAGTTCTATGGTCGCCACTTCGTGGATTACATCCGGGTTCGGCCGGGCCTGACTGGGCTTTGGCAGATCAGCGGCCGCAACGACATCAGCTACAACGCGCGCGTCGAACTCGACATGCGTTATGTCCGGGAACAAAGCATCTGGGGGGATATCGTCATCATGGCCAAGACCGTCCCGGCGGTCCTGCGCGCACACGGCAGCTATTGA
- a CDS encoding glycosyltransferase family 4 protein — translation MSSFEHCAINGRFLTQNATGVQRYAMNVVKALDRTFGHDECLPIIAPAGTPDPGFAQLPLVTSGGFGGHAWEQAVLARTCQGPLLNLCNSAPVLKKDQIVCIHDANIFAAPESYGRAFRMAYSRLHPLLVRRSARIATVSHASARQLARYLPVRQQDIAVLPNGHEHALEWDAGLAKVAPQIVSAISARGRQFVLALASRAQHKNLGLLMKAAEALDDLDIDIVVAGGSAGIFASDLLEKRPNLLLVGRVSDDDLAYFLKHALCLAFPSITEGFGLPIVEAMALGCPVVASDCASMPEVCGTAALMASPFQPEAWIRHVAALKGSDLLKGELRGRGLEQVRNFSWANTAAGYRELLQDPAKGLVPARSSNSTELSLAVVIATRGRPAVVGATVRHLLATQTVRPDTLVVSCVDTSDVGDLVSDPEVTIVAGKAGLAAQRNRALANLPARTDVVVFFDDDFVAHRNWLASALCAFRDESRLVGLTGHVIADGIKGPGIPFDEALRLLDRAPPRGSRWHEPYSPYGCNMAFRMSAIGEARFDERLVLYGWLEDRDFAAALARQGGRFVKSDEACGVHMGVKSGRVSGERLGYSQIVNPLYMMRKGTMTLAQVADQVLRNITSNFGRLLWAEPFIDRRGRVKGNLMGLADVLRGRLEPERAARLPVFDALALRTGGKAK, via the coding sequence GTGAGCTCATTCGAGCACTGCGCCATCAACGGGCGGTTCCTGACGCAAAATGCGACCGGCGTTCAACGTTATGCGATGAATGTCGTCAAGGCTCTCGACCGCACCTTCGGTCATGACGAGTGCCTGCCGATAATCGCGCCCGCCGGCACACCGGATCCGGGTTTTGCCCAACTTCCGCTGGTCACCTCCGGTGGCTTCGGCGGGCACGCGTGGGAGCAGGCCGTGCTTGCCCGGACTTGCCAGGGGCCGCTGCTCAATCTTTGCAATTCGGCACCCGTTCTTAAGAAGGATCAGATCGTCTGCATCCATGACGCCAACATTTTCGCCGCCCCGGAAAGTTATGGCCGCGCCTTCCGTATGGCCTACTCCCGACTGCATCCGCTTCTGGTTCGACGGTCCGCTCGCATCGCCACGGTCTCCCACGCATCAGCGCGGCAACTTGCCCGCTACCTGCCTGTCCGGCAGCAGGACATTGCCGTCCTTCCCAATGGCCATGAACACGCTCTCGAGTGGGATGCCGGGCTGGCGAAGGTCGCTCCGCAAATCGTCAGTGCCATAAGCGCAAGGGGCCGCCAATTCGTTCTGGCGCTTGCGTCCCGTGCTCAGCACAAAAACCTTGGCTTGCTGATGAAGGCTGCTGAGGCTCTGGACGACCTGGATATCGACATCGTCGTCGCCGGCGGAAGCGCCGGCATTTTTGCCTCTGACCTTCTCGAGAAACGGCCGAACCTCCTCCTCGTGGGGCGGGTGTCGGACGACGATCTTGCCTATTTCCTGAAACACGCACTCTGTCTGGCGTTCCCCTCCATCACCGAGGGTTTTGGGCTGCCCATTGTCGAAGCCATGGCCTTGGGTTGCCCCGTCGTGGCGTCCGACTGCGCAAGCATGCCCGAAGTATGCGGTACGGCGGCGCTGATGGCCTCTCCCTTCCAGCCGGAGGCGTGGATCAGGCATGTCGCCGCCCTGAAAGGGTCCGATCTGCTCAAAGGCGAGTTGCGCGGCCGGGGCTTGGAGCAGGTGCGCAACTTCTCCTGGGCGAACACCGCAGCGGGTTATCGGGAACTGCTTCAGGACCCTGCGAAAGGCCTTGTTCCCGCTAGATCTTCCAACTCGACGGAACTTAGCCTGGCAGTTGTCATCGCCACCCGCGGCCGTCCGGCCGTCGTCGGCGCGACGGTGCGCCATCTTCTCGCAACCCAGACAGTTCGGCCGGATACATTGGTGGTGTCCTGTGTCGATACGTCCGACGTCGGCGACCTGGTTTCCGATCCCGAAGTGACGATCGTCGCGGGAAAGGCCGGCCTTGCGGCCCAACGCAACCGAGCGCTCGCCAACCTGCCCGCCAGAACGGACGTGGTCGTCTTTTTCGACGACGATTTCGTCGCCCATAGGAATTGGTTGGCGTCCGCCCTCTGCGCATTTCGCGATGAAAGCCGCCTCGTCGGGCTGACGGGCCACGTGATCGCCGACGGAATCAAAGGCCCCGGCATCCCCTTCGACGAGGCCCTTCGCCTTCTGGATCGCGCACCGCCCCGCGGCTCGAGGTGGCATGAACCCTACAGTCCCTATGGCTGCAACATGGCCTTCCGCATGTCGGCCATCGGTGAGGCAAGGTTTGACGAACGGCTGGTCCTGTACGGCTGGCTGGAGGACCGTGATTTCGCGGCCGCACTTGCCAGGCAGGGTGGACGCTTCGTTAAATCGGACGAGGCCTGTGGCGTACATATGGGCGTCAAGAGCGGCCGCGTGAGCGGTGAACGGCTGGGATATTCTCAGATCGTCAACCCGCTTTACATGATGCGCAAGGGCACCATGACGCTTGCGCAGGTCGCCGACCAGGTTCTGCGCAACATCACCAGCAATTTCGGCCGGCTGTTATGGGCGGAACCGTTTATTGATCGACGCGGGAGGGTCAAAGGCAATCTCATGGGCCTTGCCGATGTTTTGCGGGGGCGCCTGGAGCCTGAGCGTGCTGCTCGATTGCCAGTTTTCGACGCTCTTGCGCTGCGGACCGGAGGAAAGGCCAAATGA
- a CDS encoding Wzz/FepE/Etk N-terminal domain-containing protein: MTFNRPGPLEDASRLWRMDREPMGDAGEGPLALLRLMIALAWRNKMRLIACTAAGFLLAFLYANSLPKVYNATATLLLEPRQFASAGRDISGQQNLDLNSAESELQIIRSERLLSAVFESLVLQGDAELGPRPPKEFSGLAVQVQDTMSTLVDNGLTTLGKTSRRAEDSLDPTADPRENARRIAFANFVKRLSARRVGQSYVVEIEFWSYNQNLPARVANAMVSGYILQSIASKEQMARAGTDTLQGRLDALAIQVNAAREAMRNGTLPAVATPDADARIIGAALPPLDPSGPRKTLIAALGGLLGFLIGMSTIAINVAFDRRVRDAKELSQEAGIPCLATVPDTGKTAGLGWHFDSPALQRYASVIRDLKTSVDVACASQRRERNIVIAFIGATAATGVSTLSLSMAQLLSRSGHHVTFFYSGLPSMVEETSSSSTSLADVAISGLKADQLSFGNLDGIATLPIHSIDPHINIFADFRHSSVLRILETARLKGDVIFDLPALDTSLDALALAFHADAVLIVAKSGRTTIDEVKDVHNQLRRAGAPVIGTVVNRVRS; encoded by the coding sequence ATGACTTTCAACAGGCCCGGCCCTCTGGAGGACGCTTCCCGTCTGTGGCGCATGGATCGCGAACCGATGGGCGATGCCGGCGAAGGCCCACTCGCGCTGTTGCGCCTGATGATCGCGCTTGCGTGGCGCAACAAGATGCGGCTTATCGCGTGCACGGCGGCGGGGTTCCTGCTCGCCTTTCTTTATGCGAACTCCCTCCCCAAGGTCTACAATGCCACGGCAACGCTTCTGCTCGAGCCGCGGCAATTTGCTTCCGCCGGCCGCGACATCAGCGGGCAGCAGAACCTGGACCTGAACAGCGCCGAGAGCGAATTGCAGATCATTCGTTCGGAGCGGCTTCTATCCGCCGTGTTCGAAAGCCTTGTCCTTCAAGGCGACGCCGAACTCGGCCCCCGGCCGCCGAAGGAATTCAGCGGCCTGGCGGTTCAGGTGCAGGACACGATGTCGACGCTCGTGGACAATGGGTTGACGACGCTTGGCAAGACATCAAGGCGGGCCGAGGATTCACTGGATCCGACCGCGGATCCCCGCGAAAACGCACGTCGCATTGCTTTTGCGAATTTCGTCAAACGGCTGAGCGCGCGGCGGGTGGGGCAATCTTACGTCGTCGAAATCGAATTCTGGTCATACAATCAGAACCTCCCTGCCCGCGTCGCAAACGCCATGGTGTCGGGATACATCCTGCAATCGATTGCCTCAAAAGAACAGATGGCGCGAGCTGGCACGGACACGCTGCAAGGACGACTGGACGCGCTGGCTATCCAGGTCAATGCGGCCCGGGAGGCAATGAGGAACGGCACGTTGCCGGCGGTGGCCACACCGGATGCCGATGCCCGGATCATCGGCGCCGCACTTCCACCACTCGATCCCTCCGGCCCGCGCAAGACACTGATCGCCGCATTGGGTGGGCTGCTGGGGTTCCTGATCGGCATGTCGACCATAGCCATCAACGTGGCCTTTGATCGCCGGGTACGCGATGCGAAGGAACTCTCGCAGGAAGCCGGCATTCCATGCTTGGCAACGGTTCCGGACACCGGGAAAACAGCAGGCCTCGGGTGGCATTTCGATAGCCCGGCGCTTCAACGATACGCGAGCGTCATTCGCGACTTGAAAACCTCCGTCGATGTCGCTTGCGCATCACAACGGCGGGAAAGAAACATCGTGATCGCGTTCATCGGGGCAACGGCTGCGACCGGCGTTTCGACCCTGTCTCTCAGTATGGCGCAGCTTCTGAGCCGAAGCGGCCACCATGTGACGTTCTTCTATTCGGGGTTGCCGTCCATGGTTGAAGAAACATCCAGTTCCTCGACCTCCCTGGCCGACGTGGCGATCTCAGGTCTGAAGGCGGATCAACTGTCGTTCGGCAATCTCGATGGCATTGCCACTCTGCCGATCCACTCGATAGACCCGCATATCAACATTTTTGCAGATTTCCGTCATTCCAGCGTGTTGCGGATTCTGGAAACGGCTCGATTGAAGGGAGATGTCATCTTCGATCTTCCGGCCCTTGATACCTCCCTGGATGCGCTGGCACTGGCATTTCATGCCGATGCCGTCTTGATCGTCGCAAAAAGCGGACGCACGACGATTGACGAGGTGAAGGACGTTCACAATCAGCTGCGGCGCGCTGGCGCGCCGGTGATCGGCACTGTAGTCAACAGGGTCAGGTCATGA
- a CDS encoding glycosyltransferase family 2 protein translates to MTADPVVSREPPPQVQDSFGAERSADDPEGSICKLAIIITCFNYSQFIRHAVESVLSQKCRQCQILVIDDGSTDGSWEVIRELGVRAFRLANGGQRKACLFGLEQTQAPFVLFLDADDELLSGALEVIITNLDDGVAKLQFPLKRIDGDGNVISGPIPELQAFRGRELAGQVLRTGVYATPPTSGNVFRRDVCELLKDADYDRAVDGIILFAAPFIGDVVSLPQPLGLYRVHDRNDSGFGDELNTQALHRDLQRFVARTEHLRRILPGYGYQSGLVSAEHAYFYRERRFYLAVAEDERISFASLSGLVGRLWRDKNPLGMKVSMTLFFTAISLLPRDRARKALAYRLGAGTRSTRGLIRALT, encoded by the coding sequence ATGACCGCAGACCCCGTGGTTTCCCGAGAACCGCCTCCACAGGTGCAGGATTCCTTCGGAGCTGAACGATCCGCGGATGATCCGGAAGGCAGTATCTGCAAGCTCGCGATCATCATCACCTGCTTCAACTATTCGCAATTCATCCGGCACGCGGTTGAAAGCGTCCTTTCGCAAAAGTGCAGGCAGTGCCAGATCCTCGTGATCGACGATGGTTCCACCGATGGTTCGTGGGAGGTGATCCGCGAGCTGGGGGTGCGTGCGTTTCGGCTTGCAAATGGCGGTCAACGCAAGGCCTGTCTTTTTGGACTTGAACAGACACAGGCACCCTTCGTCCTATTCCTCGATGCCGATGATGAGCTCCTTTCCGGGGCATTGGAAGTAATCATCACCAACCTGGACGACGGCGTTGCGAAACTTCAGTTTCCGTTGAAGCGGATCGATGGCGACGGCAATGTCATCAGCGGCCCGATACCCGAACTCCAGGCGTTCAGAGGGCGTGAACTGGCCGGGCAGGTCTTGCGCACCGGCGTCTACGCGACACCTCCGACCTCCGGCAACGTCTTTAGACGCGACGTGTGCGAACTCCTGAAGGACGCAGACTATGACAGGGCAGTCGATGGCATTATCCTGTTCGCGGCTCCATTCATCGGCGATGTGGTGAGCCTGCCGCAGCCGCTCGGTCTCTACCGGGTCCACGACCGCAACGATTCCGGCTTCGGTGACGAATTGAATACACAGGCTTTGCATCGGGATCTTCAGAGATTCGTCGCCAGGACGGAGCATCTGCGCCGGATCCTGCCAGGCTATGGCTATCAGTCTGGCCTCGTATCCGCCGAGCACGCCTATTTCTATCGCGAGCGGCGTTTCTATCTTGCGGTGGCGGAGGATGAACGGATTTCCTTTGCCAGCCTGTCTGGACTTGTGGGGCGGCTGTGGCGGGACAAAAACCCGCTGGGGATGAAGGTTTCGATGACACTGTTTTTCACCGCCATCAGTCTGCTTCCGAGAGATCGCGCCCGAAAGGCGCTTGCCTATCGTCTGGGTGCCGGGACCCGCTCGACGCGCGGGCTCATTCGAGCACTGACCTGA
- a CDS encoding oligosaccharide flippase family protein produces the protein MLAFAALKGASWLVFSRFVGRFIDFFNVLILARLLSPTDFGLAALAMALVVVIDTVLEVPVTQALVRLPVLDKSHLDTGFTLGVLRSSAIAAIFLVGTWPYSLVNGNPLLVPVIAAMALGPVAKGFMSPAMVHFARALEFRPTFAIETISKLCAFAAAVATVAAGGGYWAIVVNFVTTAFVATIASYVVAPYRPAFSLKRLPDFAGFIGWFSSAQLVSALNWQFDRFLIGSAGNSAMLGRYAVASDIAVIPTQSIIGPALQPVMAAFSQISSNADRMRTAFLKASRFAMLISLPVCVGLSLTADLVTAILLGAQWSDAAPYLSLLALSVIPIPYFQTLYSASLALDRPSVIFRLNTIDLCFRVVLISIGFYLFAAHGASIARILVASVMAVFYIAEARRLFGLGPWQQLRNLWKVLASAAVMAIVVIWLRTGMPASDLPVVVQLIAVASAGAATYLVTLFGLGMRIALTAGRPDLVDR, from the coding sequence ATGCTTGCGTTCGCAGCTCTCAAAGGAGCCAGTTGGCTCGTCTTTTCCCGCTTCGTCGGGCGGTTTATCGACTTTTTCAACGTACTCATTCTCGCCCGCCTGTTGTCTCCGACGGATTTTGGACTGGCGGCCCTCGCAATGGCGCTGGTCGTCGTCATCGATACGGTTCTGGAGGTTCCGGTCACCCAGGCACTGGTGCGACTGCCGGTGCTCGATAAGAGCCATCTTGATACCGGCTTCACACTCGGCGTGTTGAGAAGTTCGGCGATCGCCGCGATCTTTCTTGTTGGGACCTGGCCGTATTCTCTGGTCAATGGAAATCCATTGCTCGTCCCGGTGATCGCCGCCATGGCGCTCGGCCCTGTCGCGAAGGGGTTCATGAGCCCCGCCATGGTGCATTTTGCCCGCGCGCTCGAATTCCGCCCGACATTCGCGATCGAAACGATCAGCAAGCTCTGCGCTTTTGCGGCCGCTGTCGCCACCGTGGCTGCCGGAGGCGGCTATTGGGCGATCGTCGTCAATTTCGTGACCACCGCATTTGTCGCCACCATTGCCTCTTATGTAGTAGCCCCTTACAGACCCGCATTCTCGCTGAAGCGGCTCCCGGATTTTGCCGGCTTTATCGGCTGGTTCAGTTCGGCGCAGTTGGTGTCCGCCTTGAATTGGCAGTTTGATCGTTTCCTGATCGGCTCTGCCGGAAACAGCGCCATGCTCGGCCGCTACGCCGTTGCAAGTGACATCGCCGTCATCCCGACCCAGAGCATAATCGGCCCGGCGCTGCAGCCGGTCATGGCAGCTTTTTCGCAGATCAGTTCGAACGCGGACCGAATGAGGACGGCTTTCCTCAAGGCAAGTCGTTTCGCGATGCTGATTTCGCTTCCCGTTTGCGTCGGCCTCTCCCTGACGGCAGATCTCGTGACCGCTATCCTGCTCGGAGCGCAATGGAGCGACGCGGCTCCCTATCTCAGCCTGCTCGCCCTTTCAGTCATTCCGATACCGTATTTCCAGACGCTCTATTCGGCGAGCCTCGCTCTCGATCGTCCCTCCGTCATTTTCAGGCTCAATACGATAGACCTGTGTTTCCGGGTCGTTCTGATCTCCATTGGCTTCTATCTGTTCGCCGCCCATGGAGCGAGCATTGCCCGAATCCTGGTCGCTTCCGTCATGGCTGTTTTCTACATTGCCGAGGCACGGCGGCTGTTCGGGCTGGGGCCATGGCAGCAGCTCCGGAACCTTTGGAAAGTTCTGGCTTCCGCGGCGGTCATGGCAATTGTCGTCATCTGGTTGCGAACCGGAATGCCGGCGTCCGATCTGCCCGTTGTGGTACAGCTTATCGCGGTAGCGAGCGCGGGCGCAGCCACCTATCTCGTCACACTGTTCGGGCTGGGCATGCGGATTGCCCTTACAGCCGGGAGACCTGACCTGGTCGATCGCTAA
- a CDS encoding hydrolase, with amino-acid sequence MPRRSLDDLNRPLHSIELIATDVFDTLLLRNGLSRRSRIIAGEKMFARFLQGQGSPMCPDELIRARLLAEKMAYRALNMGGGRGEVCLCDVISRQAAILGLSRSVIEKRIAIEIEVEKRALFANGDFAMLLRRHRQAGVRVVAITDTGLSGEKVGELIDHFHGPGLLDEIYSSADMKASKRQGDLFSLVLEAESVDASRALHIGDDLLADCLVPKSMGIQTIHMPKNRLKRLVSRGNGALAEGLRQVKSGSGSRRAIPPIGDQVHFGEHVFGPIVAEFCLFLWLYGQQASSDRDATMLFCARGGLGIREAFERLQSVLDLPLSLKRENILISRLIAARSAVAARSPAVLDELAREFECASFAAVAHALGNGSYDLPDKWQQVFDASRFFDMLDTTAGSAVAQDIDSQNDCFKIHIGQIAGDAKRIILCDTGLYGSTQRLLSAGLPEHRFETVQFARCNYKGLSEDHFPNVAGLVVEDRFYNPFKTRTVVLRYWHIIESLFEPAIPSVKTLSMGHDGMVIGNSGEIRFGRLDPAAGNPLLTGALRYIDGLSSGAQVLGDADRAWQRLKQAIINPSKADVIALGVAPRSVDFGRGEFIATVAPATRAGMARKLMAVKSQLWREGAIAQEFPRLKPALLRAVGMAHVLRGFSAKLNR; translated from the coding sequence ATGCCGCGACGGAGCCTCGACGATCTCAATCGGCCCCTTCATTCCATAGAGCTGATTGCGACAGACGTGTTCGACACCCTTTTGTTGCGCAACGGCCTGTCCCGGCGGTCGCGCATCATTGCGGGTGAAAAGATGTTTGCCCGCTTTCTGCAGGGCCAGGGTTCGCCCATGTGCCCCGACGAACTGATCCGGGCCAGGCTGCTTGCCGAAAAGATGGCATATCGTGCCTTGAACATGGGAGGCGGTCGGGGCGAGGTGTGCCTTTGCGATGTCATCAGCCGCCAAGCCGCCATTCTCGGGCTGTCGCGCAGCGTGATAGAGAAGCGGATCGCTATCGAGATTGAAGTCGAAAAGCGGGCGCTTTTTGCGAATGGTGATTTTGCCATGCTGTTGCGGCGCCATCGTCAAGCCGGTGTGAGGGTCGTGGCAATCACCGATACGGGGCTGTCCGGTGAAAAAGTCGGCGAGCTTATTGACCATTTTCACGGCCCGGGCCTCCTGGACGAGATCTATTCAAGTGCGGATATGAAGGCCAGCAAGCGGCAGGGCGACCTGTTTTCTCTGGTTCTAGAGGCTGAAAGCGTGGATGCTTCGCGCGCCCTGCACATCGGTGACGACCTCCTCGCCGATTGCCTCGTCCCAAAGAGCATGGGGATACAGACCATCCATATGCCGAAGAACCGCCTCAAGCGGCTCGTTTCACGGGGCAACGGCGCCCTGGCGGAAGGGCTGCGGCAAGTCAAAAGTGGATCGGGCTCTCGCCGGGCCATACCGCCCATCGGCGATCAGGTTCACTTCGGCGAACATGTATTCGGTCCGATCGTCGCAGAATTTTGTCTCTTTTTATGGCTATATGGTCAGCAGGCGAGTTCGGACCGTGATGCGACAATGCTCTTTTGCGCGCGCGGGGGACTTGGCATACGGGAAGCTTTCGAACGCCTCCAGTCCGTGCTCGACCTGCCTCTTTCGTTGAAGCGCGAGAACATCCTGATTTCGCGCCTGATTGCTGCCCGCTCAGCGGTGGCGGCCAGAAGCCCGGCTGTCCTCGATGAACTGGCGCGCGAATTCGAATGCGCAAGTTTCGCCGCCGTTGCACATGCGCTCGGCAACGGTTCTTATGATCTACCCGACAAGTGGCAGCAGGTTTTCGATGCGAGCCGCTTTTTCGACATGCTCGATACGACAGCCGGCAGCGCCGTCGCGCAAGACATCGACAGTCAGAATGACTGCTTCAAGATCCATATCGGGCAAATCGCAGGTGATGCCAAACGTATTATCCTCTGCGACACCGGGCTCTACGGCAGCACCCAGAGGCTTCTGTCCGCCGGGCTGCCGGAGCATCGTTTCGAAACGGTGCAGTTTGCGCGATGCAATTACAAGGGGCTTAGCGAAGACCATTTCCCCAATGTGGCGGGTCTCGTGGTGGAGGATCGCTTCTACAATCCCTTCAAGACGAGGACAGTGGTCCTGCGGTATTGGCATATCATCGAGAGCCTTTTTGAGCCGGCCATACCTTCCGTCAAAACGCTCAGCATGGGACATGACGGCATGGTGATCGGCAATTCGGGAGAGATTCGCTTCGGCAGGCTCGATCCAGCCGCTGGCAATCCGCTTCTCACCGGCGCGCTACGCTATATCGATGGTCTCTCCAGCGGCGCTCAGGTCCTAGGCGATGCGGATCGGGCTTGGCAGAGACTTAAACAAGCGATCATAAACCCGTCCAAGGCGGATGTGATCGCCTTGGGTGTCGCTCCCCGATCGGTTGATTTCGGGCGAGGTGAGTTCATAGCGACTGTCGCGCCGGCGACACGGGCCGGAATGGCACGCAAGTTGATGGCCGTGAAATCCCAGCTGTGGCGCGAAGGCGCGATTGCGCAGGAGTTTCCGCGGTTGAAGCCGGCCTTGCTCCGCGCCGTTGGAATGGCGCATGTCCTTCGAGGCTTCTCGGCCAAACTGAACCGTTGA